The Danio rerio strain Tuebingen ecotype United States chromosome 1, GRCz12tu, whole genome shotgun sequence genome includes a region encoding these proteins:
- the atp1b1b gene encoding sodium/potassium-transporting ATPase subunit beta-1b yields MPAQNKDDGGWKKFVWNSEKKEFLGRTGGSWAKIFLFYLIFYGCLAGIFIGTIQILLLTLSDYKPTWQDRVAPPGLTHFPRSDKSEIAINLDDEVSFLNYVKVMREFLTSYDQEKQLDNMQFENCGESPLDYKNRGDLESDVGVRRACQFSREWLGPCSGLDDPYFGFKEGKPCLIAKLNRIVNFRPKPPVSNESIPEEVQHKVQPYLIPIHCTNKKEEDAGKLGEVRYYGFGGGFPLQYYPYYGKLLHPQYLQPLVAIQFLNITPNTDMRIECKVYGENIYYHDKDRYQGRFDVKFNIKKS; encoded by the exons ATGCCCGCTCAAAATAAAGACGACGGAGGATGGAAGAAGTTTGTATGGAATTCGGAGAAGAAGGAATTTCTAGGACGTACCGGCGGGAGTTGGG CAAAAATCTTCCTCTTCTATCTCATCTTTTATGGCTGTCTGGCCGGGATCTTTATCGGCACCATTCAGATTCTCCTCCTCACCCTGAGCGATTACAAACCCACCTGGCAGGACAGAGTCGCTCCTCCAG GTCTCACTCATTTCCCACGTTCAGACAAGTCTGAGATTGCCATTAACCTGGATGACGAGGTGTCGTTCCTGAACTACGTCAAAGTCATGAGAGAGTTTCTGACATCCTACGACCAGGAAAAACAGTTAGACAATATGCAGTTTGAAAACTGTGGAG AATCACCCTTGGACTACAAAAACAGAGGTGATCTGGAGAGTGACGTTGGGGTTAGGAGGGCCTGTCAGTTTTCGAGGGAGTGGCTTGGACCCTGCTCTGGCCTGGACGACCCTTATTTTGGATTTAAGGAAGGGAAGCCCTGCCTTATTGCCAAACTCAACAGAATTGTGAACTTCAGACCTAAG CCACCAGTATCAAATGAAAGCATTCCGGAAGAGGTTCAGCACAAAGTCCAGCCCTATCTTATTCCCATCCACTGCACAAATAAG AAAGAGGAGGATGCAGGTAAGCTGGGTGAGGTGAGGTACTACGGTTTTGGCGGAGGCTTCCCTCTTCAGTATTACCCCTATTACGGCAAACTTCTGCACCCTCAGTACCTGCAGCCGCTGGTGGCCATTCAGTTCCTCAACATCACTCCCAACACGGACATGCGCATCGAGTGCAAAGTGTACGGGGAAAACATTTATTACCACGACAAGGACCGCTACCAGGGACGATTCGACGTTAAATTCAACATTAAAAAATCATGA